A region from the Lolium perenne isolate Kyuss_39 chromosome 4, Kyuss_2.0, whole genome shotgun sequence genome encodes:
- the LOC127294629 gene encoding uncharacterized protein, which produces MARFRLRSVVAAAAQFMVCQLSSSPARDTATRSFRSRGLWQIESMDQTSAAEVFQCIVSMKDASSRQMHCEMLIITIFHWSLRAVYHSVTLIMYIVISWRHGNKHQLCWLVSEFPEGFIVTDDSLWKQAFST; this is translated from the exons ATGGCTCGCTTCCGCCTGCGCAGTGTGGTTGCAGCAGCAGCGCAGTTCATGGTTTGTCAgctgtcgtcgtcgccggcgcggGACACAG CGACGCGAAGCTTCAGAAGCAGAGGTTTGTGGCAGATTGAATCGATGGATCAGACTTCAGCGGCAGAG GTGTTCCAATGTATTGTTTCTATGAAAGATGCAAGTTCTAGGCAAATGCATTGCGAGATGCTGATAATAACCATTTTTCATTGGTCTCTCAGAG CTGTCTACCACAGCGTAACTTTGATTATGTATATAGTTATCTCATGGAGACATGGAAACAAACATCAACTTTGTTGGCTCGTTAGTGAATTTCCTGAAGGGTTTATTGTTACAGATGATTCTCTATGGAAGCAAGCTTTTTCTACTTAA